A genomic segment from Aegilops tauschii subsp. strangulata cultivar AL8/78 chromosome 1, Aet v6.0, whole genome shotgun sequence encodes:
- the LOC109760907 gene encoding electron transfer flavoprotein-ubiquinone oxidoreductase, mitochondrial isoform X1, with the protein MHRVLRAAAAAAAGIATAPARRHRAPSWGAATARWFSAEREAMSYDVVIVGAGPAGLAAAIRLKQLCRAADTDLSVCVLEKGAEVGAHVLSGNVFEPRALDELIPKWRQEDAPIRVPVSSDKFWMLTKNKAWTLPSPFDNKGNYVISLSQLVRWMSVKAEELGVEVYPGFAASEILYDENQIVAGVATNDVGIAKDGSKRETFQPGVELRGRITLLAEGCRGSLSENIITNHKLRESGQGQHQTYALGIKEVWEIEEGKHKPGSVVHTVGWPLDMKTYGGSFLYHLDDRQLAIGLVVALNYRNPFLSPYDEFQKFKQHPAIRTLLEGGTVLQYGARTLNEGGFQSIPNPVFPGGAIIGCSAGFLNVPKIKGSHTAMKSGMLAAEATFKALVEGSSMDLYWENLKKSWIWDELYRARNYRPAFEYGFIPGMALSAVERYIFKGKSPFTLKHGKPDHEATEMANLHLPISYPKPDGQVSFDVPSSLYRSNTNHEHDQPPHLRLRDPAVPESVNLPQYAGPESRYCPARVYEYVSDENGDPKLHINAQNCLHCKACDIKDPKQNIEWTVPEGGGGPGYTVM; encoded by the exons ATGCATCGAGTCCTCCGCGCGGCTGCGGCCGCGGCCGCGGGGATCGCCACGGCCCCGGCTCGCCGCCACCGCGCGCCCAGCTGGGGCGCGGCCACGGCGAGGTGGTTCTCTGCCGAACGGGAGGCGATGAGCTACGACGTCGTGATCGTGGGCGCCGGCCCGGCGGGCCTCGCCGCCGCcatccggctgaagcagctctgcCGCGCGGCCGACACCGACCTCTCCGTCTGCGTCCTCGAGAAGGGAGCCGAAGTCG GTGCTCATGTACTGTCGGGGAATGTGTTCGAGCCCCGTgcgttggatgagctcatcccgAAGTGGAGGCAAGAGGAT GCCCCAATCAGAGTCCCTGTCTCATCTGACAAGTTCTGGATGTTAACAAAGAACAAGGCATGGACACTTCCATCTCCTTTTGATAACAAAGGGAACTATGTAATAAG CTTGAGCCAATTGGTGCGATGGATGTCCGTAAAGGCTGAAGAATTAGGTGTTGAAGTGTATCCAGGGTTTGCTGCGAGTGAG ATCCTTTATGATGAAAATCAAATAGTCGCAGGCGTTGCAACCAATGATGTTGGTATTGCTAAAGATGGTAGTAAACGGGAAACTTTTCAACCGGGTGTGGAACTAAGAG GGCGAATAACACTTCTAGCTGAGGGTTGCCGGGGTTCATTATCAGAG AATATAATAACGAATCACAAGCTCAGAGAAAGTGGTCAAGGCCAACATCAAACATATGCTCTTGGAATTAAAGAG GTCTGGGAGATAGAAGAAGGAAAGCATAAGCCAGGTTCTGTGGTTCATACTGTAGGGTGGCCTTTGGACATGAAGACATATGGAGGATCATTTCTATACCACCTTGATGATAGACAG TTGGCAATTGGTCTGGTTGTTGCCTTGAATTATCGAAATCCTTTTCTCAGCCCATACGATGAGTTCCAG AAATTCAAGCAGCACCCCGCAATCAGAACACTTCTTGAAGGTGGAACAGTTCTTCAGTATGGTGCTCGTACTTTGAATGAAGGTGGTTTTCAG TCAATACCAAATCCAGTTTTCCCCGGTGGTGCAATTATTGGATGCTCTGCAGGGTTCCTAAATGTTCCCAAAATAAAAGGATCACATACCGCTATGAAATCAG GTATGCTTGCGGCAGAAGCAACTTTCAAGGCTCTGGTTGAAGGATCTTCCATGGATCTGTACTGGGAGAATCTCAAGAAGTCATGGATATGGGACGAACTCTATAGAGCTCGGAATTATAGACCA GCATTTGAATACGGATTTATTCCTGGCATGGCCTTGTCAGCAGTGGAACG CTACATATTCAAAGGGAAGTCACCTTTTACACTGAAGCATGGGAAGCCTGACCATGAAGCTACAGAA ATGGCCAATCTCCATTTGCCTATTTCATATCCAAAACCAGATGGGCAGGTGTCCTTTGACGTTCCGTCTTCTTTATACAG GAGCAACACAAACCATGAGCATGACCAGCCTCCTCATCTCCGCTTGAGGGATCCTGCAGTACCTGAAAGCGTAAATCTCCCACAGTATGCTGGACCAGAGTCGCGTTATTGTCCAGCTCGAGTTTACGA ATATGTATCTGACGAGAATGGTGACCCGAAGCTTCACATAAATGCTCAAAATTGTCTTCATTGCAAG GCTTGTGACATAAAAGATCCCAAGCAAAACATCGAGTGGACTGTCCCAGAAGGCGGAGGAGGACCTGGTTACACAGTGATGTGA
- the LOC109760907 gene encoding electron transfer flavoprotein-ubiquinone oxidoreductase, mitochondrial isoform X2 — protein sequence MLTKNKAWTLPSPFDNKGNYVISLSQLVRWMSVKAEELGVEVYPGFAASEILYDENQIVAGVATNDVGIAKDGSKRETFQPGVELRGRITLLAEGCRGSLSENIITNHKLRESGQGQHQTYALGIKEVWEIEEGKHKPGSVVHTVGWPLDMKTYGGSFLYHLDDRQLAIGLVVALNYRNPFLSPYDEFQKFKQHPAIRTLLEGGTVLQYGARTLNEGGFQSIPNPVFPGGAIIGCSAGFLNVPKIKGSHTAMKSGMLAAEATFKALVEGSSMDLYWENLKKSWIWDELYRARNYRPAFEYGFIPGMALSAVERYIFKGKSPFTLKHGKPDHEATEMANLHLPISYPKPDGQVSFDVPSSLYRSNTNHEHDQPPHLRLRDPAVPESVNLPQYAGPESRYCPARVYEYVSDENGDPKLHINAQNCLHCKACDIKDPKQNIEWTVPEGGGGPGYTVM from the exons ATGTTAACAAAGAACAAGGCATGGACACTTCCATCTCCTTTTGATAACAAAGGGAACTATGTAATAAG CTTGAGCCAATTGGTGCGATGGATGTCCGTAAAGGCTGAAGAATTAGGTGTTGAAGTGTATCCAGGGTTTGCTGCGAGTGAG ATCCTTTATGATGAAAATCAAATAGTCGCAGGCGTTGCAACCAATGATGTTGGTATTGCTAAAGATGGTAGTAAACGGGAAACTTTTCAACCGGGTGTGGAACTAAGAG GGCGAATAACACTTCTAGCTGAGGGTTGCCGGGGTTCATTATCAGAG AATATAATAACGAATCACAAGCTCAGAGAAAGTGGTCAAGGCCAACATCAAACATATGCTCTTGGAATTAAAGAG GTCTGGGAGATAGAAGAAGGAAAGCATAAGCCAGGTTCTGTGGTTCATACTGTAGGGTGGCCTTTGGACATGAAGACATATGGAGGATCATTTCTATACCACCTTGATGATAGACAG TTGGCAATTGGTCTGGTTGTTGCCTTGAATTATCGAAATCCTTTTCTCAGCCCATACGATGAGTTCCAG AAATTCAAGCAGCACCCCGCAATCAGAACACTTCTTGAAGGTGGAACAGTTCTTCAGTATGGTGCTCGTACTTTGAATGAAGGTGGTTTTCAG TCAATACCAAATCCAGTTTTCCCCGGTGGTGCAATTATTGGATGCTCTGCAGGGTTCCTAAATGTTCCCAAAATAAAAGGATCACATACCGCTATGAAATCAG GTATGCTTGCGGCAGAAGCAACTTTCAAGGCTCTGGTTGAAGGATCTTCCATGGATCTGTACTGGGAGAATCTCAAGAAGTCATGGATATGGGACGAACTCTATAGAGCTCGGAATTATAGACCA GCATTTGAATACGGATTTATTCCTGGCATGGCCTTGTCAGCAGTGGAACG CTACATATTCAAAGGGAAGTCACCTTTTACACTGAAGCATGGGAAGCCTGACCATGAAGCTACAGAA ATGGCCAATCTCCATTTGCCTATTTCATATCCAAAACCAGATGGGCAGGTGTCCTTTGACGTTCCGTCTTCTTTATACAG GAGCAACACAAACCATGAGCATGACCAGCCTCCTCATCTCCGCTTGAGGGATCCTGCAGTACCTGAAAGCGTAAATCTCCCACAGTATGCTGGACCAGAGTCGCGTTATTGTCCAGCTCGAGTTTACGA ATATGTATCTGACGAGAATGGTGACCCGAAGCTTCACATAAATGCTCAAAATTGTCTTCATTGCAAG GCTTGTGACATAAAAGATCCCAAGCAAAACATCGAGTGGACTGTCCCAGAAGGCGGAGGAGGACCTGGTTACACAGTGATGTGA
- the LOC109760909 gene encoding protein CDI yields the protein MTVPPSPEPFRVFVGYDPKEHEAYEVCRRSLIRHATVPLDVRPIRQPDLRASGLYWRTRGHMESTEFSFTRFLTPFLAGYRGWALFIDCDFLYLADVAELIASAVPSDAAAAKRLAVVCVKHEYTPLEATKMDGVMQTVYPRKNWSSMVLYNCAHPKNVAALTPDAVSTKTGAFLHRFSWLDDDEIGEVPFVWNFLVGHNKVDPDDPTTQPKALHYTCGGPWFDRYRDCEFADLWIKEAEELRAEKEKRRAEKERLELEDDEGN from the coding sequence ATGACGgtgccgccgtcgccggagccgtTCCGCGTCTTCGTCGGGTACGACCCGAAGGAGCACGAGGCGTACGAGGTGTGCCGCCGCAGCCTGATCCGCCACGCCACCGTGCCGCTCGACGTGCGCCCCATCCGGCAGCCGGACCTGCGCGCGTCGGGCCTCTACTGGCGCACGCGGGGCCACATGGAGAGCACCGAGTTCTCCTTCACCCGCTTCCTCACCCCCTTCCTCGCCGGCTACCGCGGCTGGGCGCTCTTCATCGACTGCGACTTCCTCTACCTCGCCGACGTCGCCGAGCTCATCGCCTCCGCCGTGCcctccgacgccgccgccgcaaaGCGCCTCGCCGTCGTCTGCGTCAAGCACGAGTACACGCCCCTCGAGGCCACCAAGATGGACGGCGTCATGCAGACCGTGTACCCGCGCAAGAACTGGTCCTCCATGGTACTCTACAACTGCGCCCACCCCAAGAACGTCGCCGCGCTCACCCCGGACGCTGTCAGCACCAAGACCGGCGCCTTCCTCCACCGATTCTCCTGGCTCGACGACGACGAGATCGGGGAGGTGCCCTTCGTCTGGAACTTCCTCGTCGGCCACAACAAGGTCGACCCTGACGACCCGACCACGCAGCCGAAGGCCCTGCACTACACCTGCGGGGGACCCTGGTTCGACAGGTACAGGGACTGCGAGTTCGCCGACCTCTGGATCAAGGAGGCAGAGGAGCTCAGGGCGGAGAAGGAGAAGCGCAGGGCCGAGAAGGAGAGGCTCGAGCTTGAGGACGACGAGGGGAATTGA